The following proteins are encoded in a genomic region of Methylibium petroleiphilum PM1:
- the urtB gene encoding urea ABC transporter permease subunit UrtB, which produces MRAFLLSLCAAGLLGLAAAPARAMTPAQALAISAGDTDTRVAALQQAIAALDPRVPVLVQALLDGEVKVDDQRAYIVAADGSAVDAATGQPATPPETAEDAVNNNRMRGELQAALAALQLITGDLTQRRAAIGSLREAMDEAKLPLIEQALAKEADPALKAELETLRAKGLIASTDPAKRLQAAQALASSTTPATRSLLLERLKPAAEGGEADPAVRAALQASLDGVNSMLAWGERAGVVFTGISLGSILLLAALGLAITYGLMGVINMAHGELIMIGAYATYLTQNAFRAWLPDHFDWYIVAAIPLSFLAAAAVGAVLERGVIRFLYGRPLETLLATWGISLVLMQGVRSLFGAQNVPVENPAWLSGGVQIMSNLVLPWNRIAIVVFAAIVLGGIAFLIAKTRLGLFVRSVTQNRPMASCMGVNTARVDTLAFALGAGVAGLAGCAVSQVGNVGPDLGQGYIVDSFMVVVLGGVGQLAGTVYAALGLGVINKFLEGWAGAVLAKIIVLVFIVVFIQKRPQGLFALKGREA; this is translated from the coding sequence TTGCGTGCTTTCCTGCTGAGCCTGTGCGCCGCCGGGCTGCTGGGGCTGGCTGCGGCTCCCGCGCGTGCCATGACGCCCGCGCAGGCGCTCGCCATCTCGGCCGGCGACACCGACACCCGCGTCGCCGCCCTGCAGCAGGCCATCGCCGCGCTCGACCCGCGCGTGCCGGTGCTGGTGCAGGCGCTGCTGGACGGTGAGGTGAAGGTCGACGACCAGCGCGCCTACATCGTCGCGGCCGACGGCTCGGCCGTCGACGCCGCCACCGGCCAGCCGGCCACGCCCCCCGAGACCGCGGAAGACGCGGTCAACAACAACCGCATGCGCGGCGAGCTGCAGGCCGCGCTGGCCGCGCTGCAGCTGATCACCGGCGACCTCACGCAACGCCGCGCCGCCATCGGCTCGCTGCGCGAGGCGATGGACGAGGCCAAGCTGCCGCTCATCGAGCAGGCGCTGGCCAAGGAGGCCGACCCCGCACTCAAGGCCGAGCTGGAGACGCTGCGCGCCAAGGGCCTGATCGCCTCCACCGACCCGGCCAAGCGCCTGCAGGCCGCGCAGGCCCTGGCCAGCAGCACCACGCCGGCCACCCGCAGCCTGCTGCTCGAGCGCCTGAAGCCGGCAGCCGAGGGCGGGGAGGCCGACCCCGCGGTGCGCGCGGCGCTGCAGGCCTCACTCGACGGCGTCAATTCCATGCTGGCCTGGGGCGAACGCGCCGGCGTCGTGTTCACCGGCATCAGCCTGGGTTCCATCCTGCTGCTGGCGGCGCTGGGCCTGGCCATCACCTACGGGCTGATGGGCGTCATCAACATGGCGCACGGCGAGCTCATCATGATCGGCGCCTACGCCACCTACCTCACGCAGAACGCCTTCCGCGCCTGGCTGCCGGACCACTTCGACTGGTACATCGTCGCGGCCATCCCGCTGTCCTTCCTCGCCGCGGCGGCGGTGGGCGCGGTGCTGGAGCGCGGCGTCATCCGCTTCCTCTACGGCCGCCCGCTGGAGACGCTGCTCGCCACCTGGGGCATCAGCCTGGTGCTGATGCAGGGCGTGCGCTCGCTGTTCGGCGCACAGAACGTGCCGGTGGAGAACCCGGCCTGGCTGTCGGGCGGCGTGCAGATCATGAGCAACCTGGTGCTGCCGTGGAACCGCATCGCCATCGTGGTGTTCGCGGCCATCGTGCTGGGCGGCATCGCCTTCCTGATCGCGAAGACGCGGCTGGGGCTGTTCGTGCGCAGCGTCACCCAGAACCGCCCCATGGCCTCGTGCATGGGTGTCAACACCGCGCGCGTCGACACGCTGGCGTTCGCGCTCGGGGCCGGCGTGGCGGGGCTGGCGGGCTGCGCGGTCAGCCAGGTCGGCAACGTCGGGCCCGACCTGGGGCAGGGCTACATCGTCGACTCCTTCATGGTGGTGGTGCTGGGCGGCGTGGGCCAGCTCGCCGGCACCGTGTACGCGGCACTGGGGCTGGGCGTGATCAACAAGTTCCTCGAAGGCTGGGCCGGCGCCGTGCTGGCGAAGATCATCGTGCTGGTGTTCATCGTGGTGTTCATCCAGAAGCGGCCGCAGGGGCTGTTCGCATTGAAGGGGAGAGAGGCATGA
- the urtC gene encoding urea ABC transporter permease subunit UrtC — protein sequence MSAVLTPPLPVAPPRSRLLQGKAWTALLAAVITVTVLVPVLNLVVPAGSAFHLSDYAVALIGKIMCYAICALAMDLIWGYTGILSLGHGLFFALGGYAMGMYLMRQIGRDGNYQSDLPDFMVFLDWKELPWHWSFSDSFVATLFLIVAVPGLLAFVFGFFAFRSRIKGVYFSIITQALTFAAMLLFFRNETGFGGNNGFTDFKRILSIPIAQPSTRMVLFVLTGLTLIGFFLLARWLIHTKFGRVLQAIRDAENRVMFCGYEPLNYKLAIWTLSAVMCGIAGALYVPQVGIINPGEMSPAASIEIAIWAAVGGRATLIGPIVGAFFVNFAKSWFTQVFPEFWLYFLGALFIAVTLFLPDGIVGGVKRLLGRGSKEKRA from the coding sequence ATGAGTGCCGTGCTGACGCCTCCTCTGCCCGTGGCACCGCCGCGCAGTCGCCTGCTGCAGGGCAAGGCCTGGACGGCGCTGCTGGCCGCGGTGATCACCGTGACCGTGCTGGTGCCGGTGCTGAACCTCGTGGTGCCGGCCGGCAGCGCCTTCCACCTGAGCGACTACGCGGTGGCGCTGATCGGCAAGATCATGTGCTACGCGATCTGCGCGCTGGCCATGGACCTGATCTGGGGCTACACCGGCATCCTGTCGCTCGGCCACGGCCTGTTCTTCGCGCTCGGCGGCTACGCGATGGGCATGTACCTCATGCGCCAGATCGGCCGCGACGGCAACTACCAGTCGGACCTGCCCGACTTCATGGTCTTCCTCGACTGGAAGGAGCTGCCCTGGCACTGGAGCTTCAGCGACTCCTTCGTGGCCACGCTGTTCCTGATCGTCGCGGTGCCGGGCCTGCTGGCCTTCGTGTTCGGCTTCTTCGCGTTCCGCTCGCGCATCAAGGGCGTGTACTTCTCGATCATCACGCAGGCGCTCACCTTCGCCGCGATGCTGCTGTTCTTTCGCAACGAAACCGGCTTCGGCGGCAACAATGGCTTCACCGACTTCAAGCGCATCCTCTCCATCCCGATTGCGCAGCCGTCCACGCGCATGGTGCTGTTCGTGCTGACCGGGCTCACGCTGATCGGCTTCTTCCTGCTGGCGCGCTGGCTCATCCACACCAAGTTCGGCCGCGTGCTGCAGGCCATCCGCGACGCCGAGAACCGCGTCATGTTCTGCGGCTACGAGCCGCTGAACTACAAGCTCGCGATCTGGACGCTGTCGGCGGTGATGTGCGGCATCGCCGGTGCGCTGTACGTGCCGCAGGTGGGCATCATCAACCCGGGCGAGATGTCGCCGGCCGCCAGCATCGAGATCGCGATCTGGGCCGCGGTGGGCGGCCGCGCCACGCTGATCGGCCCGATCGTCGGTGCCTTCTTCGTCAACTTCGCGAAGAGCTGGTTCACGCAGGTCTTCCCCGAGTTCTGGCTGTACTTCCTGGGCGCGCTGTTCATCGCCGTCACGCTGTTCCTGCCGGACGGCATCGTCGGCGGCGTGAAGCGGCTGCTGGGCCGCGGCAGCAAGGAGAAGCGCGCATGA
- the urtD gene encoding urea ABC transporter ATP-binding protein UrtD, with amino-acid sequence MTPELMEAGARTRERMAAKPEAGKSGGRAASYSRVVEPGTLDTAHGGILYLEDITVSFDGFRALNKLSLNIAAGELRCIIGPNGAGKTTMMDVITGKTRPDAGSAFFGSTIDLLRLRESQVASIGIGRKFQKPSVFEQLTVFENLELALKADRRPRAAVFARLSGAQLDRIGEILTLIHLKGEAQRLAGLLSHGQKQWLEIGMLLMQDPKLLLLDEPVAGMTDEETERTAQLFVSLQGAHSLVVVEHDMKFIDELTRDDPAKKVTVLHEGSVLAEGSLAQVQANDKVVEVYLGR; translated from the coding sequence ATGACGCCCGAGCTGATGGAGGCCGGCGCCCGCACCCGCGAGCGCATGGCCGCGAAGCCCGAGGCCGGCAAGTCGGGCGGCCGGGCGGCGAGCTACAGCCGTGTGGTCGAGCCGGGCACGCTGGACACCGCGCACGGCGGCATCCTGTACCTGGAGGACATCACCGTCAGCTTCGACGGCTTCCGCGCGCTGAACAAGCTGTCGCTGAACATCGCCGCCGGCGAGCTGCGCTGCATCATCGGCCCCAACGGCGCCGGCAAGACGACCATGATGGACGTGATCACCGGCAAGACGCGGCCCGACGCCGGCAGCGCGTTCTTCGGCTCCACCATCGACCTGCTGCGCCTGCGCGAGAGCCAGGTGGCGAGCATCGGCATCGGCCGCAAGTTCCAGAAGCCCAGCGTGTTCGAGCAGCTCACGGTGTTCGAGAACCTGGAGCTCGCGCTGAAGGCCGACCGCCGGCCGCGCGCGGCGGTGTTCGCCCGGCTGTCGGGCGCGCAGCTCGACCGCATCGGCGAGATCCTCACGCTCATCCACCTGAAGGGCGAGGCGCAGCGCCTGGCCGGGCTGCTGTCGCACGGCCAGAAGCAGTGGCTGGAGATCGGCATGCTGCTGATGCAGGACCCCAAGCTGCTGCTGCTCGACGAGCCGGTGGCCGGCATGACCGACGAGGAGACCGAGCGCACCGCGCAGCTCTTCGTGTCGCTGCAGGGCGCGCACTCGCTGGTGGTGGTGGAGCACGACATGAAGTTCATCGACGAGCTCACCCGCGACGACCCGGCCAAGAAGGTGACGGTGCTGCATGAGGGCAGCGTGCTGGCCGAGGGCTCGCTCGCGCAGGTGCAGGCGAACGACAAGGTGGTGGAGGTCTATCTTGGCCGCTGA
- the urtE gene encoding urea ABC transporter ATP-binding subunit UrtE, whose product MLKVEGVNQYYGGSHILRGLDFEAKAGEVTVVLGRNGVGKTTLLKSLVGLVSIKSGSIRLDGTEVQRLTPYERVRRGIGYVPQGREIFGRLTVEDNLRMGLASKPGSTPIPAELYELFPVLKQMLGRRGGDLSGGQQQQLAIARALAAGPKLLILDEPTEGIQPSVIKDIGRVIRKLADRGDMAIILVEQYYDFAAELADQYLVMERGEIVLRGRGADMETDGVRQRMSI is encoded by the coding sequence ATGCTGAAGGTCGAAGGCGTCAACCAGTACTACGGCGGTTCGCACATCCTGCGCGGGCTGGATTTCGAGGCGAAGGCCGGCGAGGTGACGGTCGTGCTGGGCCGCAACGGCGTGGGCAAGACCACGCTGCTGAAGAGCCTGGTCGGGCTGGTGAGCATCAAGTCCGGCAGCATCCGGCTCGACGGCACCGAGGTGCAGCGCCTCACGCCCTACGAGCGCGTGCGCCGCGGCATCGGCTACGTGCCGCAGGGCCGCGAGATCTTCGGCCGCCTGACGGTCGAGGACAACCTGCGCATGGGCCTGGCCAGCAAGCCCGGCAGCACACCGATCCCGGCCGAGCTCTACGAGCTGTTCCCGGTGCTCAAGCAGATGCTCGGACGGCGCGGCGGTGATCTGTCGGGCGGGCAGCAGCAGCAGCTGGCGATCGCCCGCGCGCTGGCGGCCGGCCCCAAGCTGCTGATCCTGGACGAGCCGACCGAGGGCATCCAGCCCAGCGTCATCAAGGACATCGGCCGCGTGATCCGCAAGCTGGCCGATCGCGGCGACATGGCGATCATCCTGGTGGAGCAGTACTACGACTTCGCCGCCGAACTGGCCGACCAGTACCTGGTGATGGAGCGCGGCGAGATCGTGCTGCGCGGCCGCGGCGCCGACATGGAAACCGACGGCGTGCGCCAGCGCATGTCGATCTGA
- a CDS encoding GGDEF domain-containing protein, whose amino-acid sequence MTDLLGSVVSLTGYRDRDLLDAAAVTMLADWLRPLSLSLYRCVGEAGDTRLLLQACARDGPPAVAGDPPWTPLEALPSLDDWLPHRDALAGGEPLLALPTSRPGPRGRPVLLNVFPLWVGTERFGLVEVLAEKPLDAEQLRFVDAVLKIYRNQVGLLDYSERDTLTGLLNRKTFDEQFGKCLLECDGPGPLAPLSPSADGGQQPERRARASLRYWIGVVDVDHFKRVNDNFGHLIGDEVLLLMARILRGAFRHGDRLYRFGGEEFVVMLHADSRVHAALAFERFRARMETCRFPQVGSVTVSIGMTELRADDTPSAAFSRADLAVYHAKQNGRNQLQCHDQLVEGGTLVEAGGKVGEIELF is encoded by the coding sequence ATGACAGACCTGCTCGGATCCGTCGTCAGCCTCACCGGCTACCGTGACCGCGACCTGCTCGACGCAGCCGCGGTCACGATGCTGGCCGACTGGCTGCGACCGCTGAGCCTGAGCCTGTACCGCTGTGTGGGCGAGGCCGGCGATACGCGGCTGCTGCTGCAGGCGTGCGCCCGCGACGGCCCGCCGGCGGTGGCGGGCGATCCGCCGTGGACCCCGCTGGAGGCGCTGCCGTCGCTGGACGACTGGCTACCGCACCGCGACGCGCTGGCCGGCGGCGAACCGCTGCTGGCGCTGCCCACCAGCCGACCCGGCCCGCGAGGCCGGCCGGTGCTGCTGAATGTGTTCCCGCTGTGGGTCGGCACCGAACGCTTCGGTCTGGTCGAGGTGCTCGCCGAGAAGCCGCTCGACGCCGAACAGCTGCGCTTCGTCGATGCCGTGCTGAAGATCTACCGCAACCAGGTCGGCCTGCTCGACTACAGCGAACGCGACACGCTGACCGGTCTGCTGAACCGCAAGACCTTCGACGAACAGTTCGGCAAGTGCCTGCTCGAGTGCGACGGCCCGGGGCCGCTGGCGCCGCTGTCGCCGTCGGCCGACGGCGGGCAGCAGCCCGAACGGCGCGCCCGCGCGTCGCTGCGCTACTGGATCGGCGTGGTCGACGTCGACCACTTCAAGCGCGTGAACGACAACTTCGGTCACCTGATCGGCGACGAGGTGCTGCTGCTGATGGCGCGCATCCTGCGCGGCGCCTTCCGGCATGGCGACCGCCTCTACCGCTTCGGCGGCGAGGAGTTCGTCGTGATGCTGCACGCCGATTCGCGCGTGCACGCGGCGCTCGCCTTCGAGCGCTTCCGCGCGCGCATGGAGACCTGCCGCTTCCCGCAGGTCGGCAGCGTCACGGTCAGCATCGGCATGACCGAACTGCGCGCCGACGACACCCCCAGCGCGGCCTTCTCGCGCGCCGACCTGGCGGTCTACCACGCCAAGCAGAACGGCCGCAACCAGCTGCAGTGCCACGACCAGCTGGTCGAGGGGGGCACGCTGGTCGAGGCGGGCGGCAAGGTCGGCGAGATCGAGCTGTTCTGA
- a CDS encoding cryptochrome/photolyase family protein: protein MDKASGKTLDAALVWCRRDLRAHDHAALYHALRAARRVWVAFVFDTEILDPLPRTDRRVEFIRDSLVDLDAQLHTLGRSHGTEGVGLIVRHGRARDEIPRLAAALHVQAVYANTDYEPAAVARDAQVRGALAQTGIAFHPAKDQVVFDTDEVLTGAGTPYGVFTPYKNAWLKKLEPFYLQAYPVGRHAGALAPRPAGEAAGVPTLAAIGFEPTNLAALKLAPGTAGGRALLEDFGDERIDRYDQTRDFPAVKGPSYLSVHLRFGTLSIRELARLAWDRARAGSRGAEVWLSELIWRDFYHQVLHHHPQVVERSFKPEYDKIKWEHGKHADALFAAWCEGRTGYPLVDAAMLQINQTGYMHNRLRMVVASFLCKDLGLDWRRGERYFAEKLNDYDLAANNGGWQWASSSGCDAQPYFRIFNPVSQSQKFDAQGKFIRRYLPQLAALPDAALHAPWDAKPLDLVAAGLVLGRDYPEPIVRHELARERTLARYAVVKGAR, encoded by the coding sequence ATGGACAAGGCCTCCGGAAAAACACTCGACGCCGCGCTGGTGTGGTGCCGCCGGGACCTGCGCGCCCACGACCATGCCGCGCTCTACCACGCGCTGCGCGCCGCACGGCGGGTCTGGGTGGCATTCGTGTTCGACACCGAGATCCTGGACCCGCTGCCGCGCACCGACCGCCGCGTCGAGTTCATCCGCGACAGCCTGGTCGACCTGGACGCGCAGCTGCACACCCTGGGCCGCAGCCACGGCACCGAGGGCGTCGGGCTGATCGTGCGCCATGGCCGCGCGCGCGACGAGATCCCGCGACTGGCCGCCGCACTGCACGTGCAGGCGGTCTACGCGAACACCGACTACGAGCCCGCCGCCGTGGCGCGCGACGCCCAGGTGCGAGGCGCGCTCGCCCAGACCGGGATCGCCTTCCACCCGGCCAAGGACCAGGTGGTGTTCGACACCGACGAGGTGCTGACTGGCGCCGGCACGCCCTATGGCGTGTTCACGCCCTACAAGAACGCCTGGCTGAAGAAGCTGGAGCCCTTCTACCTGCAGGCCTACCCGGTGGGCCGCCATGCCGGCGCGCTGGCGCCGCGCCCGGCGGGTGAGGCCGCGGGCGTGCCCACGCTGGCCGCCATCGGCTTCGAACCCACCAACCTGGCGGCGCTGAAGCTCGCCCCCGGTACCGCCGGCGGCCGCGCGCTGCTGGAGGACTTCGGCGACGAGCGCATCGATCGCTACGACCAGACGCGCGACTTCCCCGCCGTCAAGGGCCCCAGCTACCTGAGCGTGCACCTGCGCTTCGGCACGCTGTCGATCCGCGAGTTGGCGCGGCTGGCCTGGGACCGCGCGCGCGCCGGCTCGCGCGGCGCCGAGGTCTGGCTGTCGGAGCTGATCTGGCGCGACTTCTACCACCAGGTGCTGCACCACCACCCACAGGTCGTCGAGCGCAGCTTCAAGCCCGAATACGACAAGATCAAGTGGGAGCATGGCAAGCATGCCGACGCGCTGTTCGCCGCCTGGTGCGAGGGCCGCACCGGCTACCCGCTGGTCGACGCGGCCATGCTCCAGATCAACCAGACCGGCTACATGCACAACCGGCTGCGCATGGTGGTGGCGAGCTTCCTGTGCAAGGACCTGGGGCTGGACTGGCGCCGCGGCGAGCGCTATTTCGCTGAGAAGCTGAACGACTACGACCTCGCCGCCAACAACGGCGGCTGGCAGTGGGCCAGCTCCAGCGGCTGCGACGCACAGCCCTACTTCCGCATCTTCAACCCGGTGAGCCAGAGCCAGAAATTCGACGCCCAGGGCAAGTTCATCCGCCGCTACCTGCCGCAGCTCGCCGCCCTGCCCGACGCCGCGCTGCACGCCCCGTGGGACGCCAAGCCGCTCGACCTGGTCGCCGCCGGCCTGGTGCTCGGCCGCGACTACCCCGAGCCCATCGTGCGCCATGAGCTGGCGCGCGAACGCACGCTGGCGCGCTATGCGGTGGTGAAGGGGGCGCGCTGA
- a CDS encoding YqgE/AlgH family protein: MGSDSATNLTNQFLIAMPGMADDNFAGSVVYLCEHTERGALGLVINKPSDIKLGRLFEKVDLPLDREELAEQPVYLGGPVQTERGFVLHERGEDDAADIDADGATYTSSLRIPGGMAMTTSKDVLEALANGAGPKRVLVTLGYAGWSAGQLEDEIARNGWITVDAKPEVIFETPTEQRYDKALSLLGIDPRMLSSEAGHA, encoded by the coding sequence ATGGGCTCGGACTCCGCCACCAACCTGACGAATCAGTTCCTGATTGCCATGCCCGGCATGGCCGACGATAACTTCGCCGGCTCGGTGGTCTACCTGTGCGAGCACACCGAGCGCGGTGCGCTCGGCCTGGTGATCAACAAGCCCAGCGACATCAAGCTGGGCCGCCTGTTCGAGAAGGTCGACCTGCCGCTCGACCGCGAGGAGCTGGCGGAGCAGCCGGTCTACCTCGGCGGGCCGGTGCAGACCGAGCGCGGTTTCGTGCTGCACGAGCGCGGCGAGGACGACGCGGCCGACATCGACGCCGATGGCGCCACCTACACCTCCTCGCTGCGCATCCCCGGCGGCATGGCCATGACCACCAGCAAGGACGTGCTCGAGGCCCTGGCCAACGGTGCCGGCCCGAAGCGCGTGCTGGTCACGCTGGGCTATGCCGGCTGGAGCGCCGGCCAGCTGGAGGACGAGATCGCCCGCAACGGCTGGATCACCGTCGACGCGAAGCCCGAGGTGATCTTCGAGACGCCGACCGAGCAGCGCTACGACAAGGCGCTGTCGCTGCTGGGCATCGACCCGCGCATGCTGAGCAGCGAAGCGGGCCATGCCTGA
- the ruvX gene encoding Holliday junction resolvase RuvX, with protein MPEPAGAPQPLQTLLAFDFGLKRTGVATGNTLTRSAQPLRTVAAEGDARFDAIAKLIAEWQPAALVVGVPFHPDGAPHDNTRRAQRFARQLHGRFRLPVHEVDERWSTTEALSDGARDADAAAAAILLEQYFQEHA; from the coding sequence ATGCCTGAGCCGGCCGGAGCCCCGCAGCCCCTGCAGACCCTGCTCGCTTTCGATTTCGGCCTCAAGCGCACCGGGGTGGCCACCGGCAACACGCTGACGCGCAGCGCCCAGCCGCTGCGCACCGTGGCGGCCGAGGGCGACGCGCGCTTCGACGCCATCGCGAAGCTGATCGCCGAATGGCAGCCGGCCGCGCTGGTGGTCGGCGTGCCGTTCCACCCCGACGGCGCGCCGCACGACAATACCCGGCGCGCGCAGCGTTTCGCCCGCCAGCTGCACGGCCGCTTCCGGCTGCCGGTGCACGAGGTCGACGAGCGCTGGTCCACCACCGAGGCCCTGTCCGATGGGGCGCGCGACGCCGATGCCGCCGCCGCGGCGATCCTGCTCGAACAGTATTTCCAGGAGCACGCATGA
- the pyrR gene encoding bifunctional pyr operon transcriptional regulator/uracil phosphoribosyltransferase PyrR, giving the protein MTTLHLDAEALYADLLARVRPLLKPETVLVGIWSGGAWLAERLQRDLGLAGRHGVISSALHRDDFGSRGMSATTDATALPFEIEGRHILLIDDVLYTGRTVRAVINELFDFGRPASVGLAVLVDRGGRELPIEPAVSAARVVVPRHQRLALVRDEAGGFTLQLESA; this is encoded by the coding sequence ATGACGACCCTGCACCTCGACGCGGAAGCGCTCTACGCCGATCTGCTGGCGCGGGTGCGGCCGCTGCTCAAGCCCGAGACCGTGCTGGTCGGCATCTGGTCGGGCGGCGCCTGGCTGGCCGAGCGGCTGCAGCGTGACCTGGGACTGGCCGGCCGCCACGGCGTGATCTCGAGCGCGCTGCACCGAGACGACTTCGGCTCGCGCGGCATGAGCGCCACCACCGATGCGACGGCGCTGCCGTTCGAGATCGAGGGCCGCCACATCCTGCTGATCGACGACGTGCTCTACACCGGCCGCACGGTGCGCGCGGTGATCAACGAACTGTTCGACTTCGGCCGCCCGGCCAGCGTCGGCCTCGCGGTGCTCGTCGACCGCGGCGGGCGCGAACTGCCGATCGAGCCCGCCGTGTCGGCCGCCCGCGTGGTGGTGCCGCGCCACCAGCGGCTCGCGCTGGTGCGCGACGAGGCCGGCGGCTTCACACTCCAACTCGAAAGCGCCTGA
- a CDS encoding aspartate carbamoyltransferase catalytic subunit translates to MLNKRNPQLNAHGELIHLLSIEGLPKAVLTQILDTAGTFLSVNDREVKKVPLLRGKSVFNLFFENSTRTRTTFEIAAKRLSADVINLDIARSSTAKGESLLDTIANLSAMHADMFVVRHAESGAPYLIAQHVAPHVHVVNAGDGRHAHPTQGLLDMYTIRHYKKDFSNLVVAIVGDIVHSRVARSDIHALTTLGAAEVRAVGPRTLVPADLKHMGVRVCHDMSEGIRDADVIIMLRLQNERMSGALLPSAGEYFKSFGLTEEKLALARPDAIVMHPGPINRGVEIDSSVVDGRQSVILPQVTFGIAVRMAVMSTIAGNNA, encoded by the coding sequence ATGCTGAACAAGCGCAACCCGCAGCTCAACGCCCACGGCGAGCTGATCCACCTGCTGTCGATCGAAGGCCTGCCGAAGGCGGTGCTGACGCAGATCCTCGACACCGCGGGCACCTTCCTGAGCGTCAACGACCGCGAGGTGAAGAAGGTGCCGCTGCTGCGGGGCAAGAGCGTGTTCAACCTGTTCTTCGAGAACAGCACGCGCACGCGCACCACCTTCGAGATCGCTGCCAAGCGCCTCAGCGCCGACGTCATCAACCTCGACATCGCGCGCAGTTCCACCGCCAAGGGCGAGAGCCTGCTCGACACCATCGCCAACCTGTCGGCGATGCACGCCGACATGTTCGTGGTGCGCCATGCCGAAAGCGGCGCGCCCTACCTGATCGCGCAGCACGTGGCGCCCCACGTGCACGTGGTCAACGCCGGCGACGGCCGTCACGCGCACCCCACGCAGGGGCTGCTCGACATGTACACGATCCGCCACTACAAGAAGGACTTCAGCAACCTCGTGGTGGCGATCGTCGGCGACATCGTGCACTCGCGCGTGGCGCGCTCCGACATCCACGCGCTCACCACGCTGGGCGCGGCGGAGGTGAGGGCGGTCGGCCCGCGCACCCTCGTGCCGGCCGACCTGAAGCACATGGGCGTGCGCGTCTGCCACGACATGAGCGAAGGCATCCGCGACGCCGACGTGATCATCATGCTGCGGCTGCAGAACGAGCGCATGAGCGGTGCGCTGCTGCCGAGCGCCGGCGAGTACTTCAAGAGCTTCGGCCTCACCGAGGAGAAGCTCGCGCTCGCCAGGCCCGACGCCATCGTGATGCACCCCGGCCCCATCAACCGCGGCGTGGAGATCGACTCGTCGGTGGTCGACGGCAGGCAGAGCGTGATCCTGCCGCAGGTGACCTTCGGCATCGCGGTGCGCATGGCGGTCATGAGCACGATCGCGGGGAACAACGCATGA